The following proteins come from a genomic window of Rutidosis leptorrhynchoides isolate AG116_Rl617_1_P2 chromosome 10, CSIRO_AGI_Rlap_v1, whole genome shotgun sequence:
- the LOC139873445 gene encoding uncharacterized protein codes for MRSKSSSKQNTINRVSLSMAKHKVDKVKQEPHLSGAYIRSLVKHLTTTKTKDSFNDSEYSPKTLNANDERCANDHNNLHPQSPPPPPPKKQVRRRQHTRKPYQERLLNMAEARKEIVTALKFHRASKQQESADKDDPQLKQPSLEPEEKSNNKCRRNPRAYPSTTTAAASTNAASAMNLSTSYLDGYPSLSCPPSNPYYWPISTISPPPLPPLYHASLNPILPNQTLGLNLNYHDFKNLDASLYHNPLSNYSTSSSSSCSSSSSAAVSASEEIVTNSTTTSSSGGYDFHQAMDDEEMKEIISLGEQHQMEWNDTMNLVISARWFDYLKSIDIGPDDKSSCEHIMAFPPCMDVGEFEGMDGEWLA; via the exons ATGAGGAGCAAATCATCTTCAAAGCAAAATACGATAAACCGAGTAAGTTTATCAATGGCGAAACACAAAGTTGATAAGGTTAAACAAGAGCCTCATCTCTCTGGTGCGTATATACGTAGCCTAGTCAAGCACTTAACCACTACAAAAACCAAAGATTCATTCAATGACTCCGAATATTCGCCAAAAACCCTAAACGCGAATGACGAACGTTGTGCTAACGACCATAACAATTTACATccacaatcaccaccaccaccgccacctaAGAAGCAAGTTAGAAGAAGACAACACACGCGTAAACCTTATCAAGAAAGGCTTCTCAATATGGCTGAGGCTCGAAAAGAAATTGTCACTGCACTTAAGTTCCATAGAGCTTCGAAACAACAAGAATCAGCCGATAAGGATGACCCACAATTAAAGCAACCATCTTTAGAACCAGAAGAAAAATCCAATAATAAATGTAGAAGAAATCCTAGAGCTTATCCTTCCACCACCACCGCCGCCGCCAGCACCAACGCTGCCAGTGCAATGAATTTATCCACCAGTTATTTAGATGGTTATCCAAGTTTATCTTGTCCACCTTCAAATCCTTATTATTGGCCTATCTCCACAATTAGTCCTCCTCCTTTACCAccactatatcatgcaagtctcaATCCTATACTTCCTAATCAAACTTTAGGTTTGAATCTTAATTATCATGATTTTAAAAACTTAGATGCTAGTCTTTATCACAACCCATTATCGAATTATTCCacgtcatcatcatcttcatgtTCATCTTCATCTTCGGCTGCAGTGTCTGCCAGTGAGGAAATAGTGACAAACTCTACCACCACTTCCTCTAGTGGTGGATATGATTTCCATCAAGCAATGGATGATGAAGAGATGAAGGAGATCATATCATTAGGTGAACAACACCAAATGGAATGGAATGATACCATGAATCTAGTTATTTCAGCTCGTTGGTTCGATTACCTAAAATCCATCGATATTGGACCGGATGATAAGTCTAGTTGTGAGCACATTATGGCATTCCCACCTTG catGGACGTTGGTGAATTTGAAGGAATGGATGGGGAATGGCTAGCCTAA
- the LOC139872510 gene encoding fatty-acid-binding protein 2-like, producing MDLNEGRPKFLHVEALSPSRYLNHIISLVDNSQYHHSKHWYNPGSVALQETFNRISKFTGTAMLRGASGSNSNGYSKRSDFSAQTVKISSTQHDLPSFFINYRRKALEIPEFFHKFSRFAVKQLLGKAKDLQFIAAISLAGNLVPPLNNTSRNHLAVSNENGNAVVARNVNHSPCDVEQLRFNDLNSRSSICPTSAVEPRTGIEFPTILENIFGEGKPSLNTEVLVGTGSKTMKIIKIKSLKIYAFGFYVHPYDVCNKLGSKYAAFQENEVDKHINLFDDLLREDISMTVRLVVSCNGIKISTVRDVFEKTLQARLIKLNPDTDYDCLRSFGSLFKEDIPIKVGTTIKIQRTADGHLVTEIEGKRIGAVHSRDLCRAFFDMYIGDGPVSEQTKTEIGENVVNMMRRC from the exons ATGGATCTTAATGAGGGGCGGCCTAAGTTTTTACATGTGGAAGCTCTTTCGCCTAGTCGTTATCTAAACCATATAATCTCATTAGTTGATAATTCTCAATATCATCATTCTAAACACTGGTACAACCCTGGAAGTGTTGCTTTACAAGAAACTTTTAATCGTATTTCAAAGTTTACTGGCACTGCAATGCTAAGGGGTGCAAGTGGGTCAAATTCAAATGGGTACTCAAAAAGATCTGATTTTTCTGCTCAAACTGTGAAGATTTCTAGTACTCAGCATGATCTCCCAAGTTTTTTCATTAATTATAGACGAAAAGCACTCGAAATTCCTGAATTTTTTCACAAGTTTTCGAGGTTTGCAGTAAAGCAATTGTTGGGAAAGGCTAAAGATCTTCAGTTCATTGCTGCAATATCGTTAGCTGGCAATTTAGTACCGCCACTCAACAATAC ATCTAGGAATCATCTTGCGGTTTCGAATGAAAACGGAAATGCAGTTGTTGCGAGAAACGTTAATCATAGTCCATGTGACGTTGAACAATTGAGATTTAACGATTTAAATTCTCGAAGTTCTATATGTCCCACAAGTGCAGTCGAACCAAGAACTGGGATCGAGTTCCCAACCATATTGGAAAACATATTTGGAGAGGGTAAACCTAGTTTAAATACAGAG GTTCTTGTTGGAACTGGATCGAAAACaatgaaaataattaaaataaaatcatTGAAGATCTACGCTTTTGGTTTTT ATGTTCACCCTTACGATGTCTGTAACAAGTTGGGTTCAAAGTATGCTGCTTTTCAAGAGAACGAGGTGGACAAACATATAAACCTTTTTGATGATCTTCTTag GGAGGATATAAGCATGACTGTTAGGCTTGTGGTCAGCTGCAACGGAATAAAAATCAGTACTGTTAGAGA tgtttttgagAAAACGCTTCAAGCCCGATTAATTAAG TTGAACCCAGACACTGATTATGATTGCTTAAGAAGTTTCGGTTCCCTTTTCAAAGAGGATATTCCAATAAAAGTg GGAACAACGATAAAAATTCAGCGAACGGCTGATGGACATCTTGTTACTGAGA TTGAAGGCAAACGGATTGGTGCAGTTCATAGCAGGGATTTGTGCA GGGCTTTCTTTGACATGTACATCGGAGATGGTCCCGTCTCTGAGCAGACTAAAACAGAGATCGGAGAAAATGTCGTGAATATGATGAGAAGGTGCTAA